The Asticcacaulis excentricus genome has a segment encoding these proteins:
- the rplA gene encoding 50S ribosomal protein L1, which translates to MTKIAKRIQAWNVEADKLHNLTDALGVVKANAKAKFDESVEIAVNLGVDPRHADQQVRGVVQLPSGTGKDVRVAVFAKDKKAEEALAAGAEVVGAEDLVEKIQGGFMDFDRVIASPDMMALVGRLGKVLGPRGLMPNPKVGTVTPNVAQAVKDAKSGAVEFRVEKAGIVHAGIGKTSFTVEQLEANAKALVDALVKARPSGAKGLYVKKISLSSTMGPGVKVDTSSAL; encoded by the coding sequence ATGACCAAGATTGCAAAGCGCATTCAGGCCTGGAACGTCGAGGCCGACAAGCTGCACAACCTGACCGACGCTCTGGGCGTCGTGAAGGCCAATGCCAAGGCCAAGTTCGACGAGTCGGTCGAGATCGCCGTCAACCTGGGCGTTGACCCGCGCCACGCCGACCAGCAGGTCCGTGGCGTTGTTCAACTGCCGTCGGGCACGGGTAAGGACGTCCGCGTCGCCGTGTTCGCCAAGGACAAGAAGGCCGAGGAAGCTCTGGCCGCCGGTGCCGAAGTCGTCGGTGCCGAAGACCTGGTCGAAAAGATTCAGGGCGGCTTCATGGACTTTGACCGTGTTATCGCGTCTCCGGACATGATGGCTCTGGTCGGTCGCCTTGGTAAGGTGCTGGGCCCGCGCGGCCTGATGCCGAACCCGAAGGTCGGCACCGTGACCCCGAACGTCGCTCAGGCCGTCAAGGACGCCAAGTCGGGCGCCGTCGAATTCCGCGTCGAAAAGGCCGGGATCGTGCACGCCGGCATCGGCAAGACCTCGTTCACCGTCGAGCAGCTCGAAGCCAATGCCAAGGCTCTGGTGGACGCCCTCGTGAAGGCCCGTCCGTCGGGTGCCAAGGGTCTCTATGTGAAGAAGATTTCGCTGTCTTCGACCATGGGGCCGGGCGTGAAGGTCGATACCTCCTCCGCGCTCTAA
- the rplK gene encoding 50S ribosomal protein L11, with translation MAKKILGYIKLQVKAGSATPSPPIGPALGQRGVNIMGFCKEFNARTENVEKGTPLPTIITVYQDKSFTFVTKTPPATFFIKQALNLKSGSSKPGRDSAGQITQAQLREIAEKKMKDLSAHDIDAAAKIIEGSARSMGLKIVD, from the coding sequence ATGGCTAAGAAAATCCTGGGCTACATCAAGCTCCAGGTGAAGGCTGGCTCTGCCACGCCTTCGCCCCCCATCGGCCCGGCTCTGGGTCAGCGCGGCGTCAACATCATGGGTTTCTGTAAGGAATTCAACGCCCGCACTGAAAACGTCGAAAAAGGCACGCCGCTCCCGACCATCATCACGGTGTATCAGGATAAGTCGTTCACCTTCGTCACCAAGACGCCGCCGGCAACCTTCTTCATCAAGCAGGCGCTGAACCTGAAGTCGGGTTCGTCGAAGCCGGGTCGTGACTCGGCCGGCCAGATCACGCAGGCGCAACTGCGTGAAATTGCCGAAAAGAAGATGAAGGACCTTTCGGCTCACGACATCGACGCCGCCGCCAAGATCATCGAGGGCTCGGCCCGTTCGATGGGTCTGAAGATCGTCGATTAA
- the nusG gene encoding transcription termination/antitermination protein NusG produces MAETLEATLAPNPKHKWYIVHAYSNFEKKVAESLREQAKAQGLEDKFSEILVPTEEVVEVRRGRKFNSERKFFPGYVLVKMELTDEAFHLVKNTPKVTGFLGSGSKPMPVSEKEVQRIVGNVEVAAEKPKTVLSFDIGEKIKVIDGPFASFDGVVESVDQEHARLKVSVSIFGRATPVDLEFGQVEKTV; encoded by the coding sequence ATGGCCGAAACCCTGGAAGCGACGCTCGCACCGAACCCCAAGCACAAGTGGTACATCGTCCACGCCTATTCCAACTTTGAAAAGAAGGTGGCCGAATCCCTGCGCGAGCAGGCCAAGGCGCAGGGCCTTGAGGACAAGTTCTCCGAAATCCTCGTCCCCACCGAAGAAGTCGTCGAAGTCCGTCGCGGCCGCAAGTTCAACTCCGAACGCAAATTCTTCCCCGGCTACGTGCTGGTGAAGATGGAACTGACCGACGAAGCTTTCCACCTCGTCAAGAACACCCCCAAGGTCACCGGCTTCCTCGGCTCGGGCTCAAAGCCCATGCCGGTCTCGGAAAAGGAAGTTCAGCGCATCGTCGGTAACGTCGAAGTCGCGGCCGAAAAGCCCAAGACCGTCCTGTCCTTCGACATCGGCGAAAAGATCAAGGTCATCGACGGCCCGTTCGCCTCGTTCGATGGCGTGGTCGAAAGCGTCGATCAGGAACATGCCCGCCTCAAGGTCTCGGTGTCGATCTTTGGTCGCGCCACCCCGGTCGATCTGGAATTCGGTCAGGTCGAAAAGACCGTCTGA
- the secE gene encoding preprotein translocase subunit SecE → MAKKPPSTPTVESARKVAVAPVAAAKAAGCEAVTPKKRTSPAKFFSEVRQEARKITWTSRKETWITTVMVFIMVVVACAFFYIVDGGLGFAVNSLINIGR, encoded by the coding sequence ATGGCTAAAAAGCCCCCTTCGACCCCGACGGTAGAAAGCGCGCGCAAAGTCGCGGTCGCCCCCGTAGCTGCCGCCAAGGCCGCCGGCTGCGAAGCCGTCACCCCGAAGAAGCGCACCAGCCCGGCCAAATTCTTCTCCGAAGTCCGTCAGGAAGCGCGCAAGATCACCTGGACCTCGCGCAAGGAGACCTGGATCACCACGGTAATGGTATTCATCATGGTCGTTGTCGCCTGTGCGTTCTTCTATATCGTTGACGGCGGACTGGGATTCGCGGTCAACTCGCTCATCAATATCGGACGTTAA
- a CDS encoding SPFH domain-containing protein, with the protein MQTLLDGLSALGGWRINFMQVATIAVILLVFVIQGFRINQEYQRAVVYRLGRFVNVRGPGLFWIIPFIEWSTKVDVRILSVNLQTQETLSRDGVAVKVNAVVWYCINDPAKAVNSVLDPHTAVLQAAETSLRDVIGQHDLDAILKGREQINALLMTQLDRAANKWGVDIDAVEMRDLDIPVQMQRALAQEAEATREAKARLIKAQGEQAASETLRAAAMAIAEAPGAMELRRLQTLQEIGTEQNSTIILGFPQELLHAAKKLSGE; encoded by the coding sequence ATGCAGACCCTGCTGGACGGCCTGTCGGCGCTTGGCGGATGGCGCATCAATTTTATGCAGGTCGCGACGATCGCCGTCATCCTGCTTGTCTTCGTCATTCAGGGCTTCCGCATCAATCAGGAATACCAGCGCGCCGTCGTCTATCGGCTGGGGCGCTTCGTCAATGTGCGCGGGCCGGGTCTGTTCTGGATCATCCCGTTCATCGAATGGAGCACCAAGGTCGATGTGCGTATCCTTTCGGTTAATCTCCAGACGCAGGAAACCCTGAGCCGCGACGGCGTGGCGGTGAAGGTGAACGCCGTGGTCTGGTACTGCATCAACGACCCGGCCAAGGCGGTCAACAGCGTGCTCGACCCGCATACGGCGGTGCTTCAGGCCGCCGAAACTTCGCTGCGGGACGTCATTGGTCAGCACGATCTGGATGCCATCCTTAAAGGTCGTGAGCAGATCAACGCCCTCCTGATGACCCAGCTTGATCGTGCGGCGAACAAGTGGGGCGTCGATATTGACGCTGTGGAAATGCGCGATCTCGACATTCCGGTGCAGATGCAGCGCGCCCTGGCTCAGGAAGCCGAAGCCACCCGCGAAGCCAAGGCCCGTCTGATCAAGGCGCAGGGCGAGCAGGCGGCGTCCGAAACCCTGCGCGCCGCCGCCATGGCCATTGCCGAGGCACCGGGCGCGATGGAACTGCGCCGCCTTCAGACTCTGCAAGAGATCGGCACCGAGCAGAATTCGACCATCATCCTTGGCTTCCCGCAGGAACTGCTGCACGCGGCGAAGAAGCTTTCCGGCGAATAA
- a CDS encoding GIN domain-containing protein gives MGTGIKAGVFVAIATMAAAAGAQAATQVELKNMAARVIVTPENRADVKLTVTYGKADLPKIMVSTKGDKLVASGQLRKRSYGCAGNQTVRIDGKGQIAVADLPVVYLRVPMDAKVASEGAVSGRIGASKSLEFALGGCGDWTVDTVQGKAELNIGGSGSIRAANVGDAEVAVGGSGDIYLGRIKSLSGAIGGSGSINVAEVAGPVEIAIGGSGDVRIDKGTAPKVDVSIAGSGNVRFGGEAVDVDVSIVGAGDVSVRKVTGHVSRSVMGSGKVRIGEGSR, from the coding sequence ATGGGCACGGGCATCAAGGCGGGCGTTTTCGTCGCCATAGCCACTATGGCTGCCGCGGCAGGCGCGCAGGCCGCCACGCAGGTCGAACTGAAGAATATGGCGGCGCGCGTCATCGTCACGCCGGAAAACCGCGCAGACGTGAAACTCACCGTCACCTATGGCAAGGCCGATCTGCCGAAAATCATGGTCAGCACCAAGGGCGACAAGCTGGTGGCCTCGGGTCAGTTGCGCAAGCGTAGCTATGGCTGCGCGGGCAATCAGACGGTCCGCATCGATGGTAAGGGGCAGATCGCTGTGGCCGATCTTCCCGTCGTCTATCTGCGCGTGCCGATGGATGCCAAGGTGGCCTCGGAAGGCGCCGTCTCTGGTCGCATCGGGGCATCCAAATCGCTGGAGTTCGCGCTGGGCGGCTGTGGCGACTGGACGGTGGACACGGTGCAGGGCAAGGCCGAACTGAATATCGGCGGGTCGGGCAGCATTCGCGCCGCCAATGTCGGCGATGCCGAAGTCGCCGTCGGCGGCTCTGGCGATATCTATCTGGGTCGCATCAAGTCCCTGTCGGGTGCCATCGGCGGGTCGGGCTCGATCAATGTCGCCGAAGTGGCCGGGCCCGTGGAAATCGCCATTGGCGGTTCCGGTGATGTGCGCATCGACAAGGGCACGGCCCCCAAGGTGGACGTCTCCATCGCCGGTTCAGGCAATGTGCGCTTCGGCGGTGAGGCGGTCGATGTCGATGTCTCTATCGTCGGTGCGGGCGATGTTTCGGTACGTAAGGTCACCGGTCACGTCTCACGGTCCGTCATGGGCTCCGGCAAGGTGCGCATCGGCGAAGGCAGCCGCTGA
- a CDS encoding S9 family peptidase, whose product MSSKLTIAVSAVALMGAAVVSPVFAQATLTPERVFANPDLSGPKAVGARLSPDGTLLTFLKPKLTNATVQDLWAVDVKGGEPYVLVDADTLSSEGKELSEAEKARRERMRVSARGVVAYDWDPSSKTLLVPLDGDIYLVDRATKKISRATETPGDEVDAKLNPKGGQVAYVRDQTLYVRDLATGSERAITPKGEGVISYGVAEFIAQEELNRYTGYWWSPDGTKIVYAKVDESPVDIVERFEISGTGTRTVDQRYPKAGRPNAIVTLFVHDLKTGTDVPLDLGANSDIYLARVNWSPDGQSVFVQRLSRDQKTLDLLQYPLTGGAPRTVLTETSDTWVELNNDLRFLKDGRFLWASERDGNNHLYLYDKDGKLIRQVTKGDFPVARVAAVDEAKGEVWFESSYKTVVEMGLYKTSYLKPSEPVAVTKAGGWWSTDVSPNAKAFIGTYADPQTPAQTGLYDATGKRVRWIEENALDAKHPYFTYKDTYSAPEFGTLKAVDGEDLHWLMLKPRGFDPAKKYPVIVSIYGGPARQDVRRGWVSPANRLFQEAGYIVFTLDNRGTPNRSVKFQRAIYKQFGGPDIDDQIMGAKWLQSLPYVDPAKIGIMGWSQGGFVTLMALTAKDTPFVAGAAGAPPTEWGLYDTAYTERYMSTPQANAENYAKYDVVNRLDNLKPGSLLLMHGMADDNVILQNTTRVVDALQKKSIPFELMLFPGDRHGIRSNEKNLFRYRLYLDFFDRKLKK is encoded by the coding sequence ATGTCGTCCAAGCTGACTATTGCCGTCTCTGCCGTTGCCCTCATGGGTGCGGCGGTTGTCTCCCCCGTCTTTGCGCAGGCCACGCTGACCCCTGAGCGGGTGTTTGCCAATCCGGACCTGTCCGGGCCGAAGGCGGTAGGCGCGCGCCTGTCGCCGGACGGTACGCTTCTGACCTTCCTGAAGCCCAAGCTGACCAATGCCACGGTGCAGGACCTGTGGGCCGTCGATGTCAAGGGCGGTGAGCCCTATGTGCTGGTCGATGCCGACACCCTGTCGTCCGAAGGCAAGGAACTGTCCGAGGCCGAAAAGGCGCGGCGTGAGCGGATGCGCGTGTCGGCGCGCGGCGTCGTGGCCTATGACTGGGACCCGTCGTCCAAAACCCTGCTGGTGCCGCTGGATGGCGACATCTATCTGGTCGATCGGGCGACCAAAAAGATCAGCCGCGCCACCGAAACGCCGGGCGATGAGGTCGATGCCAAGCTGAACCCCAAAGGCGGGCAGGTGGCCTATGTCCGCGATCAAACGCTTTATGTGCGCGACCTCGCGACCGGCAGCGAGCGCGCCATTACGCCGAAGGGCGAGGGTGTCATCTCCTATGGCGTGGCCGAGTTTATCGCGCAGGAAGAACTGAACCGCTACACCGGCTACTGGTGGTCGCCGGACGGCACGAAGATCGTCTATGCCAAGGTCGATGAAAGCCCGGTCGATATCGTCGAACGCTTCGAGATCAGCGGCACGGGGACGCGCACGGTCGATCAGCGCTACCCCAAGGCCGGGCGTCCCAATGCCATCGTCACCCTGTTTGTGCACGACCTGAAAACCGGTACGGATGTGCCGCTCGATCTGGGGGCCAACAGCGACATCTATCTGGCGCGCGTCAACTGGAGCCCGGACGGGCAGTCCGTCTTTGTGCAGCGCCTCAGCCGCGATCAGAAGACGCTGGACCTGCTGCAATATCCGCTGACTGGCGGGGCACCGCGCACCGTCCTGACCGAGACCTCCGACACCTGGGTCGAGTTGAATAACGACCTGCGTTTCCTGAAGGACGGGCGTTTCTTGTGGGCCTCGGAACGCGACGGCAATAACCACCTCTACCTCTATGACAAGGATGGCAAGCTGATCCGTCAGGTGACCAAAGGCGACTTCCCGGTGGCCAGGGTCGCGGCGGTCGATGAGGCGAAGGGCGAGGTATGGTTTGAGTCGTCCTATAAGACCGTGGTCGAGATGGGGCTATACAAAACCTCCTACCTCAAGCCGTCCGAACCTGTCGCCGTGACCAAGGCCGGCGGCTGGTGGTCCACCGACGTGTCGCCCAATGCCAAGGCCTTTATCGGTACCTATGCCGACCCGCAAACCCCGGCCCAGACCGGGCTTTATGACGCGACAGGCAAGCGCGTGCGCTGGATTGAGGAAAACGCGCTGGACGCCAAACACCCGTATTTCACCTATAAAGACACCTATAGCGCACCGGAATTTGGTACACTGAAGGCCGTGGATGGCGAAGATCTGCACTGGCTGATGCTCAAGCCGCGCGGCTTCGACCCGGCGAAAAAGTACCCGGTCATCGTCTCCATCTATGGCGGCCCGGCGCGTCAGGACGTGCGACGCGGATGGGTGTCGCCCGCCAACCGCCTGTTCCAGGAGGCCGGATACATCGTCTTTACGCTGGACAATCGCGGCACGCCCAACCGCTCGGTAAAGTTCCAGCGCGCGATCTATAAGCAGTTCGGCGGCCCGGATATCGACGATCAGATCATGGGCGCGAAGTGGCTGCAAAGCCTGCCCTATGTCGATCCGGCGAAGATCGGCATTATGGGCTGGTCGCAGGGCGGCTTTGTCACCCTGATGGCCCTGACGGCCAAGGACACGCCGTTTGTCGCCGGAGCGGCCGGCGCGCCACCGACCGAGTGGGGGCTTTATGACACCGCCTATACCGAACGCTACATGTCCACGCCGCAGGCCAATGCCGAGAACTACGCCAAATATGATGTGGTCAACCGCCTCGATAATCTCAAGCCGGGCAGCCTGTTGCTGATGCACGGCATGGCCGACGACAACGTCATCCTGCAAAACACCACGCGCGTCGTCGATGCCCTGCAAAAGAAGTCGATCCCGTTTGAGCTGATGCTCTTTCCGGGCGACCGCCACGGCATCCGCAGCAATGAGAAAAACCTGTTCCGCTACCGGTTGTATCTCGACTTCTTCGACCGCAAGCTGAAGAAATAA
- a CDS encoding YbaN family protein — protein sequence MRVVLNLLGLCFVALGVIGMFVPVLPTTVFLIIAAVIFARSNPEWERRIMAHPKFGPPIRAFRERGVIGPTAKIAAVSGMAVSSVIGFVTLRGVWAFVPAGVCLLCALYVLSRPSQ from the coding sequence ATGAGAGTGGTTCTGAACCTGCTTGGCCTGTGTTTCGTGGCGCTTGGCGTCATCGGCATGTTTGTGCCGGTTCTGCCGACGACGGTGTTTCTGATCATTGCCGCCGTCATCTTTGCCCGCTCCAATCCGGAATGGGAGCGGCGCATCATGGCGCACCCGAAGTTCGGCCCACCCATCCGCGCCTTCCGTGAACGCGGTGTCATCGGCCCGACGGCCAAGATCGCGGCAGTCAGCGGCATGGCCGTGTCGTCGGTGATCGGCTTCGTCACCCTGCGCGGCGTGTGGGCCTTTGTGCCCGCGGGGGTGTGCCTGTTGTGCGCCCTTTACGTGCTGTCGCGGCCGTCGCAGTGA
- a CDS encoding DUF805 domain-containing protein, which yields MTIINTLLSPNGRLSRIGFWGWSLGIALVCATLWWLRTHYGTAMGLSPAEGLDPMWLVLGLPLLWIGFCLSVKRWHDRGKSGWWLMVGLVPVLGQLWTLIECGFLAGQRGGNRFGPSPEGHRPMLNAYRLEDMPEDMP from the coding sequence ATGACTATCATCAATACCCTGCTCAGCCCCAACGGTCGGCTGTCGCGCATCGGCTTCTGGGGCTGGAGCCTGGGCATAGCCCTCGTCTGCGCAACCCTGTGGTGGCTACGGACCCATTATGGCACCGCAATGGGCCTGAGCCCGGCCGAGGGGCTGGACCCGATGTGGCTGGTTCTGGGGCTGCCGCTCCTGTGGATCGGCTTCTGCCTGAGCGTCAAACGTTGGCATGATCGGGGCAAGTCCGGATGGTGGCTGATGGTCGGCCTCGTACCGGTGCTGGGGCAGCTCTGGACCCTGATTGAATGTGGCTTTCTGGCCGGGCAAAGGGGCGGCAACCGCTTTGGTCCCTCACCCGAAGGCCACCGCCCGATGCTCAATGCCTATCGCCTTGAGGACATGCCCGAAGACATGCCCTGA
- a CDS encoding dienelactone hydrolase family protein has protein sequence MDKPVVTQAMIDAYDEFTHTSLDRRAFMSRLTALTGSAAAAAAVLPLLSAGSAAAEVVSADDSRLVTEEVMIEGLKAYLARPKAVSRRLPSVLVIHENRGLTPHIRDVTRKLALEGFVALGADFLSPVGGTPANEDEARTLIGKLDGTQTVANAETYLNWLSGYTKGNGKTGAIGFCWGGGLVNRIATRSKALDAGVAYYGSQAPLADVPGIQAPLMLHYASLDERINAGIEAYRAALTSAGKRFEIHMYEGVNHAFNNDTSPARYNKAAADLAWQRTVGFFKANLA, from the coding sequence ATGGACAAACCCGTTGTTACACAGGCGATGATCGACGCCTATGATGAATTCACCCATACGTCATTGGATCGCCGCGCCTTTATGAGCCGCCTGACGGCCTTGACCGGATCGGCGGCCGCCGCCGCAGCGGTCCTGCCGCTTCTGAGTGCCGGATCGGCGGCGGCAGAAGTTGTATCGGCCGATGACAGCCGTCTGGTGACCGAAGAGGTGATGATTGAGGGGCTGAAAGCCTATCTGGCGCGGCCCAAAGCTGTGTCGCGCAGGCTGCCGAGCGTGCTGGTCATCCATGAAAATCGCGGCCTGACGCCGCATATCCGCGATGTCACCCGAAAGCTGGCGCTGGAAGGCTTTGTGGCGCTGGGTGCGGATTTCCTGTCACCTGTGGGCGGCACCCCGGCCAATGAGGACGAGGCGCGCACCCTGATCGGCAAGCTGGACGGCACGCAGACCGTGGCCAATGCTGAAACCTATCTGAATTGGCTGAGCGGTTATACAAAAGGCAACGGCAAGACCGGGGCGATAGGCTTTTGCTGGGGCGGCGGTCTGGTCAACCGTATCGCCACGCGGTCGAAGGCACTGGATGCTGGCGTTGCCTATTATGGCTCACAGGCGCCTCTCGCCGACGTGCCCGGCATTCAGGCCCCGCTGATGCTGCACTATGCCAGTCTGGATGAACGTATCAATGCCGGGATCGAAGCCTACCGGGCAGCCTTGACCTCAGCAGGCAAGCGTTTCGAGATTCACATGTACGAAGGCGTCAATCACGCCTTCAATAATGATACCTCACCAGCCCGATACAACAAGGCGGCCGCCGATCTGGCATGGCAGCGAACGGTTGGTTTCTTCAAGGCAAATCTCGCGTGA
- a CDS encoding YjbE family putative metal transport protein (Members of this highly hydrophobic protein family,regularly are found preceded by the yybP-ykoY manganese riboswitch (see RF00080). A metal cation transport function is proposed.) has protein sequence MDFFSHPEFASQVSAFFQVVFIDIVMAGDNAVAVGLAAAGLAASDRKKAILYGLIAAVIMRIGFVLVTAQLLTVVGLLLAGGLLLLWVAWKMWRELREPDTHAQEHAEAALEDATGADINGNPTTGGATAPAPKRKSFKAAVIQILIADLSMSLDNVLAVAGASHAHPEIMVFGLILAIALMGVASHFIAKVLHKYRWIGFFGLAVVLYVALNMIWEGHRDIVVDTGKVSEYNQIVPDFMDITEKDIKHFGPKPAH, from the coding sequence ATGGACTTTTTCAGCCATCCTGAGTTCGCGTCTCAGGTCTCTGCCTTTTTTCAGGTCGTCTTTATCGACATCGTCATGGCCGGTGATAATGCCGTGGCGGTCGGTCTGGCGGCGGCAGGTCTGGCAGCCAGTGATCGCAAAAAGGCCATCCTTTATGGCCTGATCGCCGCGGTCATTATGCGCATCGGCTTTGTGCTGGTGACGGCGCAGCTTCTGACGGTTGTCGGTCTGCTGCTGGCGGGCGGGCTGCTTCTGCTGTGGGTGGCGTGGAAGATGTGGCGCGAACTGCGCGAGCCCGATACCCATGCGCAGGAACACGCCGAAGCGGCGCTCGAAGACGCCACCGGGGCCGATATCAACGGCAATCCCACCACGGGCGGGGCGACGGCTCCGGCACCCAAACGCAAGAGCTTCAAGGCGGCTGTGATTCAGATCCTGATCGCCGACCTGTCGATGTCGCTCGACAATGTGCTGGCCGTGGCCGGGGCGTCACACGCCCATCCCGAAATCATGGTCTTCGGCCTGATTCTGGCCATCGCCCTGATGGGGGTCGCCTCGCACTTTATCGCCAAGGTCCTGCACAAGTACCGCTGGATCGGCTTCTTCGGTCTGGCCGTCGTACTCTACGTGGCGCTGAACATGATCTGGGAAGGCCACCGCGACATCGTGGTCGATACGGGTAAGGTCTCGGAATATAACCAGATTGTGCCGGACTTTATGGATATCACCGAAAAAGACATCAAACACTTCGGCCCGAAACCGGCGCATTAA
- the rlmB gene encoding 23S rRNA (guanosine(2251)-2'-O)-methyltransferase RlmB — MSSQRERNDPKSRKGANSPKKSGSKTAFSGQSKPFTKDKSRDKGGNAPAQSARAQTQAHSQTRAKPSARVSEDGWIWGLHAVEAALKNPSRHGPIRLYVTPERQKALEQVAPKRGDLHVRLTEMAEFSGFLPQGAVHQGVALNGPPLEGDDLSGLMEGALRQAHPVLVMLDQVTDPQNIGAILRTCAAFGAAGLIMQDRHSPVMQGVLAKTAAGAMDRVPFARVTNLSRALESLTENGFVSLGMAGEAEHSLQAVLEQQGWRQAGSPRALVIVMGSEGEGLRRLVAEHCDHLVKIPMPGGFESLNVSHATSIALYEALGRAV, encoded by the coding sequence GTGTCAAGCCAACGCGAACGCAACGACCCTAAATCGCGGAAAGGGGCCAATAGCCCTAAAAAATCGGGGTCGAAGACCGCTTTTTCGGGACAATCCAAACCTTTTACCAAGGATAAGTCGCGCGACAAGGGCGGCAACGCCCCGGCTCAGTCGGCGCGCGCCCAAACGCAGGCCCACTCTCAGACACGGGCCAAGCCGTCGGCGCGGGTATCCGAAGACGGCTGGATATGGGGCCTGCACGCGGTGGAGGCGGCGCTGAAAAATCCGTCCCGCCACGGACCGATTCGCCTCTATGTCACGCCAGAGCGTCAAAAGGCGCTGGAGCAGGTGGCCCCCAAGCGCGGTGATCTGCACGTGCGCCTGACCGAGATGGCGGAATTTTCCGGCTTCCTGCCGCAAGGCGCGGTGCATCAGGGCGTGGCGTTGAACGGGCCACCGCTGGAAGGCGACGACCTGAGCGGCCTGATGGAAGGGGCGCTGAGGCAGGCGCACCCGGTGCTGGTCATGCTGGATCAGGTGACCGACCCGCAAAATATCGGGGCCATCCTGCGCACCTGCGCTGCCTTTGGCGCGGCCGGGCTGATCATGCAGGACCGCCATTCGCCGGTCATGCAGGGCGTGCTGGCCAAGACGGCGGCGGGGGCGATGGATAGAGTGCCCTTCGCGCGGGTGACCAACCTGTCGCGGGCGCTGGAGTCCCTGACGGAAAACGGCTTTGTCAGTCTGGGCATGGCGGGGGAGGCTGAACACAGCCTTCAGGCCGTTCTGGAACAGCAGGGCTGGCGTCAGGCCGGCAGCCCGCGGGCGCTGGTCATCGTCATGGGCTCAGAAGGCGAGGGGCTGCGGCGGCTGGTGGCCGAACATTGCGACCATCTGGTCAAAATCCCTATGCCGGGCGGCTTTGAGAGCCTGAACGTCAGCCATGCGACGTCGATTGCGCTGTATGAGGCTTTGGGGCGCGCGGTTTGA
- a CDS encoding DUF805 domain-containing protein, translating to MDISNAFFSYRGRFRRRDFWLYSVFLWLISSAFVALFGGDDHGINLLRPYRFDGVGLIGFVAWLGVLYATFAVQVKRWHDRNKSGWWALITLVPLIGWLWVLIECGFLEGTSGDNRYGPATKL from the coding sequence ATGGATATATCTAACGCCTTTTTCAGCTATCGCGGACGCTTTCGCCGCCGGGATTTCTGGCTCTATAGCGTGTTTTTGTGGCTGATCAGCTCGGCCTTTGTGGCCCTGTTCGGCGGAGACGATCACGGGATCAATTTGCTGCGGCCCTATCGCTTTGACGGGGTGGGGCTGATCGGCTTTGTCGCCTGGCTGGGCGTGCTCTATGCCACCTTCGCTGTACAGGTCAAACGCTGGCACGATCGCAACAAGTCGGGGTGGTGGGCGTTAATCACGCTGGTGCCGCTGATCGGCTGGCTATGGGTGCTGATCGAGTGCGGCTTTTTGGAAGGCACAAGCGGCGACAACCGCTACGGGCCGGCGACCAAACTCTGA